One part of the Arabidopsis thaliana chromosome 4, partial sequence genome encodes these proteins:
- the CCS52A2 gene encoding cell cycle switch protein 52 A2 (cell cycle switch protein 52 A2 (CCS52A2); CONTAINS InterPro DOMAIN/s: WD40 repeat 2 (InterPro:IPR019782), WD40 repeat-like-containing domain (InterPro:IPR011046), WD40 repeat, conserved site (InterPro:IPR019775), WD40-repeat-containing domain (InterPro:IPR017986), WD40/YVTN repeat-like-containing domain (InterPro:IPR015943), WD40 repeat (InterPro:IPR001680), WD40 repeat, subgroup (InterPro:IPR019781); BEST Arabidopsis thaliana protein match is: FIZZY-related 2 (TAIR:AT4G22910.1); Has 45928 Blast hits to 23758 proteins in 696 species: Archae - 56; Bacteria - 7022; Metazoa - 17569; Fungi - 10333; Plants - 5514; Viruses - 0; Other Eukaryotes - 5434 (source: NCBI BLink).), whose protein sequence is MEEDESTTPKKKSDSQLNLPPSMNRPTVSLESRINRLIDSNHYHSPSKPIYSDRFIPSRSGSNFALFDLASSSPNKKDGKEDGAGSYASLLKTALFGPVTPEKSDVVNGFSPSGNIFRFKTETQRSLNLYPPFDSDVVSGVSPSPVKSPRKILRSPYKVLDAPALQDDFYLNLVDWSAQNVLAVGLGNCVYLWNACSSKVTKLCDLGVDETVCSVGWALRGTHLAIGTSSGTVQIWDVLRCKNIRTMEGHRLRVGALAWSSSVLSSGSRDKSILQRDIRTQEDHVSKLKGHKSEICGLKWSSDNRELASGGNDNKLFVWNQHSTQPVLRFCEHAAAVKAIAWSPHHFGLLASGGGTADRCIRFWNTTTNTHLNCVDTNSQVCNLVWSKNVNELVSTHGYSQNQIIVWKYPTMSKLATLTGHSYRVLYLAVSPDGQTIVTGAGDETLRFWNVFPSPKSQSRESEIGALSFGRTTIR, encoded by the exons atggaagaagatgaatcaaCAACACCGAAGAAGAAGTCAGATTCTCAGCTGAATCTTCCACCGTCGATGAATCGTCCGACGGTGTCACTCGAGTCACGAATCAACCGTTTAATCGATTCGAATCATTATCACTCTCCTTCGAAACCTATTTACTCAGATAGGTTTATTCCAAGTAGATCTGGTTCCAATTTCGCGCTTTTCGATTTGGCATCTTCTTCGCCGAATAAGAAAGATGGGAAAGAAGATGGGGCTGGTTCTTATGCGAGTCTTTTGAAAACGGCGCTTTTTGGTCCGGTGACGCCGGAGAAAAGTGATGTTGTTAATGGGTTTTCTCCGTCGGGGAATATTTTTAGGTTTAAGACGGAAACGCAGAggtctttgaatttgtatcCGCCTTTTGATTCTGATGTGGTTAGTGGTGTTAGCCCTAGTCCTGTTAAGTCGCCGAGGAAGATTCTTAGGTCTCCTTATAAG gtaTTGGATGCGCCGGCTCTGCAAGATGATTTTTACTTGAATCTCGTGGATTGGTCGGCACAAAATGTTCTTGCAGTGGGATTAGGGAACTGCGTGTATTTGTGGAATGCTTGTAGTAGCAAG GTAACTAAGTTATGCGATCTTGGGGTCGATGAAACTGTTTGCTCAGTTGGTTGGGCACTACGTGGAACACATTTGGCTATTGGAACTAGTAGCGGAACAGTACAG ATATGGGATGTGTTACGATGCAAGAATATTAGAACAATGGAAGGTCATCGGCTAAGAGTTGGAGCCTTGGCATGGAGCTCATCTGTTCTGTCTTCAGGTAGTAGAGACAAGAGCATACTTCAGAGAGACATTCGTACTCAAGAAGATCATGTCAGTAAACTTAAAGGTCACAAATCCGAAATCTGTGGACTCAAATGGTCTTCGGACAATCGCGAGCTAGCATCAGGTGGAAACGACAATAag CTGTTTGTATGGAACCAACATTCAACACAACCGGTTTTGAGATTCTGTGAACACGCCGCAGCAGTGAAAGCCATTGCGTGGTCTCCACATCATTTTGGACTTCTTGCTTCTGGTGGTGGCACTGCTGATAGATGTATCCGTTTCTGGAACACAACGACAAACACTCATTTAAATTGCGTAGATACCAACAGCCAG GTGTGTAATTTGGTATGGTCTAAGAACGTGAATGAGCTTGTGAGCACACACGGGTATTCCCAGAACCAAATCATCGTCTGGAAATATCCAACCATGTCTAAA TTGGCAACTCTCACTGGTCACTCGTACCGCGTTCTGTACCTTGCGGTGTCACCGGATGG
- a CDS encoding uncharacterized protein (unknown protein; BEST Arabidopsis thaliana protein match is: unknown protein (TAIR:AT4G11940.1); Has 102 Blast hits to 102 proteins in 12 species: Archae - 0; Bacteria - 0; Metazoa - 1; Fungi - 2; Plants - 99; Viruses - 0; Other Eukaryotes - 0 (source: NCBI BLink).) has protein sequence MSSGERALHLTTPDDEAIRTCHLLLRFGDFRGVRDIVNTNKAVISERLDTFEKAAAISDVLSAAETPLPNGATDWYGIIRMKQPGPIVGEDFEKLMNLLNSSNNPFPFCQEARVKASLAWSFLSDPTSKAKYDKSISSEDNLVIEDQTGDITDGVPLCGEGSEGEVDTRKRKAESLIFSDLPALENLKEFQETEESPLPVEEKNNEVPSKDTSFVPEKRNVGPGPDDEVVVISDDEDEEYVGRDIISMARTAKVRIVDGRKVKFVPLRKKQK, from the coding sequence ATGTCATCCGGAGAAAGAGCTTTACACCTTACAACACCCGACGATGAAGCTATAAGAACGTGCCATTTACTTCTACGGTTTGGAGATTTTAGGGGAGTTCGAGACATCGTCAACACGAACAAGGCAGTAATCAGTGAACGGCTAGATACGTTTGAGAAAGCGGCAGCTATCTCGGATGTTCTCTCGGCCGCAGAGACCCCGCTTCCCAACGGGGCGACTGATTGGTACGGCATCATTCGAATGAAACAGCCGGGACCGATTGTAGGGGAGGACTTCGAGAAGTTGATGAATCTCTTGAACTCGAGTAACAATCCTTTCCCGTTTTGCCAGGAAGCTCGTGTTAAAGCCTCGTTAGCTTGGTCGTTTCTGTCTGATCCAACCTCTAAGGCGAAGTACGATAAGTCTATTTCCAGCGAGGACAACCTTGTAATCGAAGACCAAACCGGTGACATAACCGATGGTGTTCCTCTTTGCGGAGAGGGTAGCGAAGGTGAAGTGGACACAAGAAAACGAAAGGCGGAGAGTCtcattttttctgatttgCCAGCATTAGAGAACTTGAAAGAGTTTCAGGAAACGGAAGAGAGTCCCTTGCCCGTGGAGgagaaaaacaatgaagtTCCATCGAAAGACACTTCGTTTGTCCCGGAGAAACGTAACGTTGGTCCGGGACCTGACGATGAGGTTGTTGTGATTTCTGATGACGAGGATGAGGAATACGTGGGCCGAGATATTATCTCAATGGCTAGAACAGCGAAAGTGCGCATAGTTGATGGAAGGAAAGTGAAATTTGTCCCattgaggaagaagcaaaaataG
- a CDS encoding uncharacterized protein (unknown protein; BEST Arabidopsis thaliana protein match is: unknown protein (TAIR:AT4G11930.1); Has 37 Blast hits to 37 proteins in 3 species: Archae - 0; Bacteria - 0; Metazoa - 0; Fungi - 0; Plants - 37; Viruses - 0; Other Eukaryotes - 0 (source: NCBI BLink).), protein MFSGEGASQIRIAPEDKPIQWCYQILKSRDFKSARYITQMNLKLSKTRHDEYEKGLAICDILIAAENRLPNGLLDCYGMIRMTRPGLVLYQNIEKELNLLGWGNISNPFPFRQEASEKFFFAWSLLSNPTIKEMYDYATSDEVNLEPQGNVNEYMDVDSSSQSGYGLGSVLCSDLPGSEYLKEFADVYPLPLAEKGQAPHNRFGWYDHNVGPETNNNVVVTYEDAKEEECDMSSSSELRIINGRRVKITIEEAAETSDTPSCSR, encoded by the coding sequence ATGTTTTCCGGAGAGGGTGCTTCACAAATCCGCATAGCTCCCGAAGATAAACCAATCCAATGGTGCTACCAAATTCTAAAGTCGCGTGACTTCAAGAGCGCTCGATATATCACTCAAATGAATTTGAAGTTAAGCAAGACACGTCATGATGAGTATGAGAAAGGCCTAGCCATTTGTGACATCCTGATCGCCGCAGAGAACCGGCTTCCCAACGGGTTGTTGGATTGCTACGGCATGATCCGGATGACCAGACCTGGACTAGTTTTATATCAGAACATCGAGAAGGAATTGAATCTTTTGGGATGGGGAAACATTAGTAACCCTTTCCCATTTAGACAAGAAGCTTCTGAAAAGTTCTTCTTTGCTTGGTCGCTTCTGTCCAATCCAACCATTAAGGAGATGTACGATTACGCTACCTCGGATGAGGTAAACCTTGAACCCCAAGGAAATGTCAATGAATACATGGATGTAGACAGCAGCAGCCAAAGCGGTTATGGATTAGGTAGTGTCCTTTGTTCTGATTTGCCTGGATCAGAGTACTTGAAAGAGTTTGCGGATGTGTATCCCTTGCCGCTGGCGGAGAAAGGACAGGCTCCGCACAATCGGTTTGGATGGTATGACCATAATGTTGGTCCTGAAACTAACAATAATGTGGTAGTTACTTATGAGGACGCTAAAGAGGAGGAGTGTGACATGAGCTCTAGTAGCGAACTGCGCATAATTAATGGAAGGAGAGTGAAAATTACCATTGAAGAAGCAGCAGAAACAAGTGATACTCCTAGTTGCTCAAGATGA
- a CDS encoding transmembrane protein, putative (DUF1191) (Protein of unknown function (DUF1191); FUNCTIONS IN: molecular_function unknown; INVOLVED IN: biological_process unknown; LOCATED IN: endomembrane system; EXPRESSED IN: shoot apex; CONTAINS InterPro DOMAIN/s: Protein of unknown function DUF1191 (InterPro:IPR010605); BEST Arabidopsis thaliana protein match is: Protein of unknown function (DUF1191) (TAIR:AT4G22900.1); Has 121 Blast hits to 121 proteins in 14 species: Archae - 0; Bacteria - 0; Metazoa - 0; Fungi - 0; Plants - 121; Viruses - 0; Other Eukaryotes - 0 (source: NCBI BLink).), with translation MGSIPFIFIILLFHVHKSKSQTIESAHFLDLMIRDYTIRNFNIHFKTGAIQKVHLPSNFSSIDIATAKFRCGSLRRHGARIGEFHLGPGLTVEPCVERVILVRQNLGFNWSSYIYSTGYNLTGYKYRLVSPVLGLLAYNSNPDGVAVNPYEVNVMGTEQNPILIKFLSSEASGSPKPNTKKNSSVLCACFTSNGNITFREQVSAYVCLGTRQGHYALVIRAHDSGGGGSTVVTPSSSPALTDGGGGKLSRWKVAVGSVIGSIIGAFLLGLLVVAMVVKGKKKAMREEMERRAYEEEALQVSMVGHVRANPNASRSRTIPRFENTRYK, from the coding sequence ATGGGCTCTATACCatttatcttcatcatccttCTTTTTCATGTACATAAATCCAAATCTCAGACCATTGAATCAGCACATTTTCTTGATCTTATGATCAGAGATTACACCATTAGAAACTTCAACATACATTTCAAGACAGGTGCTATCCAGAAAGTCCATCTTCCTTCGAATTTCTCCTCCATTGATATCGCCACAGCTAAGTTTAGATGTGGGAGTTTGAGAAGACACGGTGCAAGAATTGGAGAGTTTCACTTAGGTCCGGGCTTGACCGTGGAGCCATGTGTTGAGAGAGTGATCCTGGTGAGACAGAACTTGGGGTTTAACTGGTCTTCTTATATTTACTCAACCGGTTATAACTTAACCGGTTACAAATACCGGCTTGTGTCTCCTGTTCTTGGTTTATTGGCTTACAATTCAAATCCGGACGGTGTTGCTGTGAATCCTTATGAGGTTAACGTAATGGGCACGGAACAAAACCctattttgatcaaattctTAAGCAGTGAGGCAAGTGGTAGCCCTAAACCTAACACGAAGAAGAACTCATCTGTCTTGTGTGCTTGCTTCACAAGTAACGGTAACATAACGTTTAGAGAGCAAGTTTCAGCTTATGTTTGCTTGGGAACAAGACAAGGGCATTACGCGCTTGTGATTAGAGCTCATGATAGTGGCGGTGGCGGTAGTACGGTGGTAACACCGTCGTCATCTCCGGCTTTGACTGACGGTGGCGGAGGGAAATTGAGCCGGTGGAAAGTGGCGGTTGGGAGTGTGATAGGTTCAATAATTGGAGCGTTTCTGTTAGGGTTATTGGTGGTGGCGATGGTAgtgaaagggaagaagaaagcgaTGAGAGAGGAGATGGAGAGGAGAgcttatgaagaagaagcacttCAGGTTTCAATGGTGGGTCATGTTAGAGCTAATCCTAATGCTTCGAGATCAAGAACGATTCCAAGATTTGAAAATACTAGGTATAagtaa
- the PGRL1B gene encoding PGR5-like B (PGR5-like B (PGRL1B); FUNCTIONS IN: molecular_function unknown; INVOLVED IN: photosynthetic electron transport in photosystem I, photosynthesis; LOCATED IN: chloroplast thylakoid membrane; EXPRESSED IN: 22 plant structures; EXPRESSED DURING: 13 growth stages; BEST Arabidopsis thaliana protein match is: PGR5-LIKE A (TAIR:AT4G22890.4).), which translates to MDDRFLSDEDLPYCPLKLLLINQLRKVVIWNFFPLWIFSQVGGEEVDSKILPYCSINKNEKRTIGEMEQEFLQAMQSFYYEGKAIMSNEEFDNLKEELMWEGSSVVMLSSDEQRFLEASMAYVSGNPILSDEEYDKLKMKLKMDGSEIVCEGPRCSLRSKKVYSDLAIDYFKMFLLNVPATVVALGLFFFLDDITGFEITYLLELPEPFSFIFTWFAAVPAIVYLALSLTKLILKDFLILKGPCPNCGTENVSFFGTILSIPNDSNTNNVKCSGCGTEMVYDSGSRLITLPEGGKA; encoded by the exons ATGGACGATCGATTTCTCTCAGACGAAGACTTACCTTATTGCCCCTTAAAGCTTCTACTGATCAATCAG TTAAGAAAAGTTGTTATATGGAACTTTTTTCCTCTgtggattttta GTCAGGTGGGTGGGGAAGAAGTTGATAGCAAGATTTTACCTTATTGTAGCATCAAcaagaatgagaagagaaCTATCGGTGAAATGGAACAAGAGTTCCTCCAAGCGATGCAA tcGTTTTATTACGAAGGCAAAGCGATTATGTCTAATGAAGAGTTTGATAACCTTAAAGAAGAGTTGATGTGGGAAGGAAGCAGTGTTGTCATGCTAA GTTCTGATGAACAAAGATTCCTTGAAGCTTCAATGGCTTATGTCTCTGGAAATCCAATCTTGAGTGATGAAGAGTATGATAAGCTCAAAATGAAACTAAAG ATGGACGGCAGTGAGATTGTGTGTGAGGGTCCAAGATGCAGTCTTCGTagtaaaaag GTTTATAGTGATCTTGCCATTGATTACTTCAAAATGTTCTTGTTGAATGTACCAGCAACTGTTGTTGCTCTCGGACT atttttctttcttgatgaCATTACTGGTTTTGAAATCACGTACCTGCTCGAG CTTCCGGAACCATTCAGTTTCATTTTCACATGGTTCGCTGCGGTGCCTGCAATTGTATATCTGGCGTTATCACTCACCAAACTGATCCTCAAAGACTTCTTGATCTTGAAG GGCCCTTGCCCAAACTGTGGAACAGAGAATGTATCTTTCTTTGGAACGATACTATCCATCCCCAATGATAGTAACACCAACAATGTCAAATGCTCAGG CTGTGGAACGGAGATGGTCTATGACTCAGGTTCTCGTTTGATCACATTACCAGAAGGAGGGAAAGCTTAA
- the PGRL1B gene encoding PGR5-like B (PGR5-like B (PGRL1B); FUNCTIONS IN: molecular_function unknown; INVOLVED IN: photosynthetic electron transport in photosystem I, photosynthesis; LOCATED IN: chloroplast thylakoid membrane; EXPRESSED IN: 22 plant structures; EXPRESSED DURING: 13 growth stages; BEST Arabidopsis thaliana protein match is: PGR5-LIKE A (TAIR:AT4G22890.2); Has 111 Blast hits to 111 proteins in 24 species: Archae - 0; Bacteria - 0; Metazoa - 0; Fungi - 0; Plants - 101; Viruses - 0; Other Eukaryotes - 10 (source: NCBI BLink).): protein MAFTLTIPRFSAISRKPITCSSSRTQCPAPFTHGRSISLRRRLTLLPLKASTDQSGQVGGEEVDSKILPYCSINKNEKRTIGEMEQEFLQAMQSFYYEGKAIMSNEEFDNLKEELMWEGSSVVMLSSDEQRFLEASMAYVSGNPILSDEEYDKLKMKLKMDGSEIVCEGPRCSLRSKKVYSDLAIDYFKMFLLNVPATVVALGLFFFLDDITGFEITYLLELPEPFSFIFTWFAAVPAIVYLALSLTKLILKDFLILKGPCPNCGTENVSFFGTILSIPNDSNTNNVKCSGCGTEMVYDSGSRLITLPEGGKA from the exons ATGGCTTTTACTCTAACAATCCCTAGATTTTCTGCAATTTCTCGCAAACCCatcacttgttcttcttcgaGGACACAGTGTCCTGCTCCCTTTACCCATGGACGATCGATTTCTCTCAGACGAAGACTTACCTTATTGCCCCTTAAAGCTTCTACTGATCAATCAG GTCAGGTGGGTGGGGAAGAAGTTGATAGCAAGATTTTACCTTATTGTAGCATCAAcaagaatgagaagagaaCTATCGGTGAAATGGAACAAGAGTTCCTCCAAGCGATGCAA tcGTTTTATTACGAAGGCAAAGCGATTATGTCTAATGAAGAGTTTGATAACCTTAAAGAAGAGTTGATGTGGGAAGGAAGCAGTGTTGTCATGCTAA GTTCTGATGAACAAAGATTCCTTGAAGCTTCAATGGCTTATGTCTCTGGAAATCCAATCTTGAGTGATGAAGAGTATGATAAGCTCAAAATGAAACTAAAG ATGGACGGCAGTGAGATTGTGTGTGAGGGTCCAAGATGCAGTCTTCGTagtaaaaag GTTTATAGTGATCTTGCCATTGATTACTTCAAAATGTTCTTGTTGAATGTACCAGCAACTGTTGTTGCTCTCGGACT atttttctttcttgatgaCATTACTGGTTTTGAAATCACGTACCTGCTCGAG CTTCCGGAACCATTCAGTTTCATTTTCACATGGTTCGCTGCGGTGCCTGCAATTGTATATCTGGCGTTATCACTCACCAAACTGATCCTCAAAGACTTCTTGATCTTGAAG GGCCCTTGCCCAAACTGTGGAACAGAGAATGTATCTTTCTTTGGAACGATACTATCCATCCCCAATGATAGTAACACCAACAATGTCAAATGCTCAGG CTGTGGAACGGAGATGGTCTATGACTCAGGTTCTCGTTTGATCACATTACCAGAAGGAGGGAAAGCTTAA
- a CDS encoding YTH family protein, translated as MSSDTAKENASVVDSSLTDWKQDLGNSDDPESTSYRSKEDHKLSKVDVDRRNFPDQLESAKANKNSKPGYRTRYFIIKSLNYDNIQVSVEKGIWATQVMNEPILEGAFHKSGRVILIFSVNMSGFFQGYAEMLSPVGWRRDQIWSQGGGKNNPWGRSFKVKWLRLSELPFQKTLHLKNPLNDYKPVKISRDCQELPEDIGEALCELLDANSCDDGLLNSSSRDDYSTKRSRAEPPSSSGDDEYNNNLWGHTPMSYPPTVYPNQDDLSRFHLAQQRGYGVSPEYLHTSPGASNSRTEQDKSLRFNSWCLPLESPLANSLTDDDFLEMSYEEYVETHGKCMKQLGLPVIPQSRSIQEPSSRTDDVSNGSSKDQPSSRKRGRHSS; from the exons ATGTCTTCTGATACTGCTAAGGAAAATGCTTCTGTTGTCGATTCGTCTTTGACTGATTGGAAACAAGATTTAGGAAACTCTGATGATCCAG AGAGTACAAGTTACAGAAGCAAGGAAGACCATAAACTGTCAAAGGTGGATGTTGATCGACGTAACTTTCCTGATCAACTTGAAAGTGCAAAGGCGAATAAGAATAGTAAACCAGGGTATCGAACGAGATATTTCATCATCAAAAGTCTGAATTATGATAATATTCAAGTTTCAGTTGAGAAAGGGATTTGGGCTACTCAAGTAATGAATGAGCCAATATTGGAAGGCGCTTTTCAT AAAtctggtcgagtgattttaaTCTTCAGCGTGAACATGAGCGGATTCTTCCAAGGGTATGCAGAGATGTTGTCTCCTGTGGGTTGGAGGCGAGACCAGATATGGAGTCAGGGAGGTGGTAAAAACAATCCCTGGGGACGTAGTTTTAAAGTAAAATGGTTGCGGTTGAGTGAATTGCCTTTTCAGAAAACACTTCATCTCAAGAATCCTTTGAATGATTACAAGCCTGTCAAGATTAGCCGAGATTGCCAg GAATTACCTGAAGATATCGGTGAAGCACTTTGTGAACTCCTTGATGCAAATAGCTGCGATGACGGGTTGCTGAATAG CTCTTCTAGGGATgattattcaacaaaaaggTCCCGCGCAGAacctccatcttcttcaggagACGATGAGTATAATAACAATCTTTGGGGCCATACACCAATGTCTTACCCTCCTACGGTCTACCCAAACCAGGATGACCTCAGCAGATTTCATCTTGCACAGCAGAGAGGATATGGAGTTTCCCCCGAATATCTGCATACATCACCAGGTGCATCTAACTCTCGCACGGAGCAAGACAAGTCTTTACGATTCAACTCATGGTGTTTGCCTTTGGAAAGCCCTCTCGCGAATTCTCTAACCGATgatgattttcttgaaatg TCTTATGAAGAGTACGTTGAAACCCATGGCAAATGCATGAAGCAGCTTGGTCTTCCT GTGATTCCACAATCACGATCAATACAAGAGCCATCAAGTAGAACTGATGATGT AAGCAATGGTTCTTCAAAAGATCAGCCATCATCAAGAAAGAGAGGACGACATTCATCCTAG
- a CDS encoding YTH family protein (YTH family protein; FUNCTIONS IN: molecular_function unknown; INVOLVED IN: biological_process unknown; LOCATED IN: cellular_component unknown; EXPRESSED IN: 24 plant structures; EXPRESSED DURING: 14 growth stages; CONTAINS InterPro DOMAIN/s: YTH domain (InterPro:IPR007275); BEST Arabidopsis thaliana protein match is: cleavage and polyadenylation specificity factor 30 (TAIR:AT1G30460.1).), with product MSSDTAKENASVVDSSLTDWKQDLGNSDDPESTSYRSKEDHKLSKVDVDRRNFPDQLESAKANKNSKPGYRTRYFIIKSLNYDNIQVSVEKGIWATQVMNEPILEGAFHKSGRVILIFSVNMSGFFQGYAEMLSPVGWRRDQIWSQGGGKNNPWGRSFKVKWLRLSELPFQKTLHLKNPLNDYKPVKISRDCQELPEDIGEALCELLDANSCDDGLLNSSSRDDYSTKRSRAEPPSSSGDDEYNNNLWGHTPMSYPPTVYPNQDDLSRFHLAQQRGYGVSPEYLHTSPGASNSRTEQDKSLRFNSWCLPLESPLANSLTDDDFLEMCLAEFCIDVTGTSFCFLRSIMRSGYVSYEEYVETHGKCMKQLGLPVSDSTITINTRAIK from the exons ATGTCTTCTGATACTGCTAAGGAAAATGCTTCTGTTGTCGATTCGTCTTTGACTGATTGGAAACAAGATTTAGGAAACTCTGATGATCCAG AGAGTACAAGTTACAGAAGCAAGGAAGACCATAAACTGTCAAAGGTGGATGTTGATCGACGTAACTTTCCTGATCAACTTGAAAGTGCAAAGGCGAATAAGAATAGTAAACCAGGGTATCGAACGAGATATTTCATCATCAAAAGTCTGAATTATGATAATATTCAAGTTTCAGTTGAGAAAGGGATTTGGGCTACTCAAGTAATGAATGAGCCAATATTGGAAGGCGCTTTTCAT AAAtctggtcgagtgattttaaTCTTCAGCGTGAACATGAGCGGATTCTTCCAAGGGTATGCAGAGATGTTGTCTCCTGTGGGTTGGAGGCGAGACCAGATATGGAGTCAGGGAGGTGGTAAAAACAATCCCTGGGGACGTAGTTTTAAAGTAAAATGGTTGCGGTTGAGTGAATTGCCTTTTCAGAAAACACTTCATCTCAAGAATCCTTTGAATGATTACAAGCCTGTCAAGATTAGCCGAGATTGCCAg GAATTACCTGAAGATATCGGTGAAGCACTTTGTGAACTCCTTGATGCAAATAGCTGCGATGACGGGTTGCTGAATAG CTCTTCTAGGGATgattattcaacaaaaaggTCCCGCGCAGAacctccatcttcttcaggagACGATGAGTATAATAACAATCTTTGGGGCCATACACCAATGTCTTACCCTCCTACGGTCTACCCAAACCAGGATGACCTCAGCAGATTTCATCTTGCACAGCAGAGAGGATATGGAGTTTCCCCCGAATATCTGCATACATCACCAGGTGCATCTAACTCTCGCACGGAGCAAGACAAGTCTTTACGATTCAACTCATGGTGTTTGCCTTTGGAAAGCCCTCTCGCGAATTCTCTAACCGATgatgattttcttgaaatg TGTCTGGCTGAGTTTTGCATTGATGTTACAGGGacttctttctgtttcttgagAAGCATCATGAGATCAggttatgtt TCTTATGAAGAGTACGTTGAAACCCATGGCAAATGCATGAAGCAGCTTGGTCTTCCTGTCA GTGATTCCACAATCACGATCAATACAAGAGCCATCAAGTAG